The genomic interval TGCGGAGAACCGTCTCAGGCTTTGCGAGATTGTTGTTTTTGCTGAGTGAGGAAATGATTGCCAAGTACGCTTCCTTTGGCGTAAAGAGCTGGATCTCCTGCAAGAAATAAACCAGGTTGGAGACGTTGATGTTGCTTAACATTCCACTCAAGTGATCTCCGGACTTTTCTTCCCACCATGTAGAATCATCGTTTGATATCTCGGGAACAACATGGGATAGCCCCTGCATGAAAACTGCATAGATATGCTGTGTGTACAAGGATGGCAAAGATGTCGACATCTCTGCCGCGATGAACTGGTGCTTTTTTTCGGCGTTCCATAGACTGCCTTGTACCAAATAGGAACTCGAATGTGCGCTGCCTCCGAAACCAACTACACGGGGTGCTGAGATTTTGCGAACTTGTGATGTGGAACCCGATGAGGAGTCGGATGAGTTGGATGAGCCGGGTGAACTCGATGAGGGCCTTGATTCGTCTCTGTTCTTCTTAGGAGCGGCAGGACTGGCCGATGAATTCGTTGCCGGGCTCTCAACTTTGGTCGAGACAACAACCGAGCTACCGATATTTGCAGGAAGCCAGTAGTAAAGATCCCTGGCAAGACGGTATGACCATTGATCAAGTATAATAAGGCCGGGCTCTTTACCCATCAGCCACTGATTTGCCTGCGTTGGTTTGGCGTCCGAGGCCCCGCTTACACCGAGAACGTTGGGTGGTGCATTTCTCACGGAGAAAAGCCATAACGACAAAGCTGCTTCAAAGACACTGCCTAACTGGGTAGCCTGCCACTTTCCATGCTTTCTCTCGGCTCGCATCTCGATTGTTCGGTTGTTGAAAGCTTGATGTTGCCATGTGaattcatcttcatctttcaGCAGCAGATCCAGCGTTTTCTCAATCGCGCTAACGAGTTTGATGGCTTCGACAGCTCCGACTCGAGGCCAATGAGATGGGAGCCCGACCAAAGAAGCGAGGCTAGCTCGTGTCTGAAACAGTCCCTTACTGTTCATTTTAGCCGGCAAGTCGAGACTTTTGTCTTCTGAGGAACCTGGAGGCATATTTTCCACGTCCAAGCTTTCCTCTATATCACCGTAGGGCCCAAGGTTAGAAGCGACCCAATCAAGCTCGAAGCCCGGATCCAAAGGGATGGCGTGGAACGAGCTGTCCGACTCTCTGCGAGCCCATGCTCGGATAGCTGTCATGGCCAACGTTGCGATCAACTGAGCAAGCGCAGCGGACCAACTCATACCGCGAAGACCAATGAACTGTACGACAAAACCGATAAGTCCTATTGAGACTCCAATGATTGTTTCTGTTTGGCGGAAAGCTTCAAGACCTTCATTGATGATTTGACCTTTGTTCGTTTTCGTGCGTCTACTGACAGTATCGGCGCGTCGAGAGGTTCGCAAGACAAATGGATCTCTGTCAGCGTAAAGTGCGTATGACCCAAAGGTCTGATCGCTGACCGTTGCCGCCCTCTGGATCCAAAGTAAACGCCCGCTCGTCTTGCCCCCCGCTCTAAACTCTGTTTCGATGGTTCTCGACTCCACCACGTGAGCGCAGAGAATGAGCCCGACAACTAACAGCAATGTCCCGCTTAGGGTACAGGGAAACGCGTAGCGCTCGGCCGGCTCTTCGTCCTTGAGTAAAATAGAGCCAGGCTCATGAGGCCAGTACGCAGTCCAGCCACAGAAGGCAAGGACCGCAAACTGGAGCATCGTGCCAAAGACCGCCATCAGACCGAGTTCGAATTTGGTGCTCCCATGAAGGTTCAAACTGATGTTTGGAGCTGCACCCGACTTCTCGACCAGGAGGAAAGAGTTCTGCGGTTGGCCACTTGATTCTTCAAGCTTGAGGGGCGGCTCGCAGACCCCTGTCTCATCCAGGTTAAtctgtctctctctgtgACGGTTCGGTGATAGCATAGCGAAGAACGACCGCAAGAAACTTTTCGATGATGTCTCCTCTAACTCTGGATGTTGGAGGACAGACCACACGACGTCTGTTGTTTTGGGTGACGTGGAGGGCAGTATCATGAACTGGTGGACGGGCCCTGTTCCAGCTACGCGTACCAGACCTTGACCATTCCACAGCTCGCTGACATCTGGTGAAGTTGAAGACATCAATTCCATCTCAGCGCTTGCCATTGGCTCCCGGCTTCTTCCGATAATTCTTTTCATCCAAAGCGGACCACCAACGCGAATAGCGgcgacgatgatggtgactATGCCGAGTGGtgccatcgccaagatgACATTGTCTGCCCACCCTAGTGATCCGATCATGAACTGTTCGGTCACACGCTCGCCAAAAAGGGA from Podospora pseudoanserina strain CBS 124.78 chromosome 6, whole genome shotgun sequence carries:
- a CDS encoding hypothetical protein (EggNog:ENOG503P1A7; COG:M) produces the protein MAAIGSAPLVWAWLLSLVQVATAASTPEDFTNDLISDLGPLLSLFGERVTEQFMIGSLGWADNVILAMAPLGIVTIIVAAIRVGGPLWMKRIIGRSREPMASAEMELMSSTSPDVSELWNGQGLVRVAGTGPVHQFMILPSTSPKTTDVVWSVLQHPELEETSSKSFLRSFFAMLSPNRHRERQINLDETGVCEPPLKLEESSGQPQNSFLLVEKSGAAPNISLNLHGSTKFELGLMAVFGTMLQFAVLAFCGWTAYWPHEPGSILLKDEEPAERYAFPCTLSGTLLLVVGLILCAHVVESRTIETEFRAGGKTSGRLLWIQRAATVSDQTFGSYALYADRDPFVLRTSRRADTVSRRTKTNKGQIINEGLEAFRQTETIIGVSIGLIGFVVQFIGLRGMSWSAALAQLIATLAMTAIRAWARRESDSSFHAIPLDPGFELDWVASNLGPYGDIEESLDVENMPPGSSEDKSLDLPAKMNSKGLFQTRASLASLVGLPSHWPRVGAVEAIKLVSAIEKTLDLLLKDEDEFTWQHQAFNNRTIEMRAERKHGKWQATQLGSVFEAALSLWLFSVRNAPPNVLGVSGASDAKPTQANQWLMGKEPGLIILDQWSYRLARDLYYWLPANIGSSVVVSTKVESPATNSSASPAAPKKNRDESRPSSSSPGSSNSSDSSSGSTSQVRKISAPRVVGFGGSAHSSSYLVQGSLWNAEKKHQFIAAEMSTSLPSLYTQHIYAVFMQGLSHVVPEISNDDSTWWEEKSGDHLSGMLSNINVSNLVYFLQEIQLFTPKEAYLAIISSLSKNNNLAKPETVLRNMLLSAHHKRRCDEVVPRLLSRFRDKESVVHFEHAPRFLRAGLRKRTSALLWSCVNLIPCKSFQSGNEGKLFHFEYRKMRPFRLPYSKETMHAVENWSYNDAEDLAYLMLSYIWQNRLDPDHHIRAWPLYVNVRRGEKGKEYYRRMLRYCQHSTLHQAFRSGSQDEMNAALLEGKDISEGDIWGWKVLHYAAALMASNTDPRFPAALEALKIAPSMIDTRDLIGWTPLHYAAKNPNAGRLLDHILEHSNANEYDSESALDLSTPLHCAAEMGLVNHIEKLRRFKPTRVVKKWFSSRDHMGFTPLHRAILGGHVEATRAILTAVSQWWGREEYWLPVQEHWRYIHFAIWSGKMEIFELFPVDRDLVLDWITWADINGLTPLHMAVARGNTDFVKVLIERFTGAESPDMDGNQLSRKDEAGYTPLDIAKQEGFDEICTLLQEAGAELGTPDRNKFVWDRADPMMQLPI